A region from the Clostridium beijerinckii genome encodes:
- a CDS encoding 2-hydroxy-acid oxidase gives MAEYNQLTEELISKLQEAAPGHILTGDDINDDYCHDEMPIYGKVAPQVVFMAHSTEEVAQVVKICNENKIPVTPRGAGTGLAGGAVPLLGGVLIDIKKMNKILSYDLENFVVHVEAGVLLNDLAEDCAKQGLLYAPDPGEKLACLGGNVSTNAGGMRAVKYGATRDYVRAMTVVLPTGEITKFGATVSKTSSGYSLLNLMIGSEGTLGIITELTLKIMPAPKVVASLIIPFENLDDCISAVPKFKMEHMNPQALEFMEREIVLSSERYIGKSVFPQVIDGVTANAYLLVTIDASNEDELNNLIEQASEIVLEAGAIDVLVADTPAKIKDAWAARSSFLEAIMAETKLLDECDVVVPVNKIASYLAFVNKAGEECGITIKSFGHAGDGNLHIYQCSNDLEESEFKARVDKFFKAIYEEATKCGGLVSGEHGIGSGKMRYLADSVGAVNMDLMKGIKKVFDPNSIMNPGKVCCPIEGLSS, from the coding sequence ATGGCTGAGTATAATCAATTGACAGAAGAATTAATCTCAAAATTACAGGAGGCAGCTCCAGGACATATTTTAACAGGTGATGATATTAATGACGATTATTGTCACGATGAAATGCCTATTTACGGAAAAGTGGCTCCACAAGTTGTATTTATGGCACATTCTACAGAAGAAGTTGCACAAGTAGTAAAAATATGTAATGAAAATAAGATACCAGTAACTCCAAGAGGAGCAGGAACAGGACTTGCAGGTGGAGCAGTTCCACTTTTAGGTGGTGTTTTAATTGATATTAAAAAGATGAACAAAATACTTTCTTATGACTTAGAAAATTTTGTTGTTCATGTAGAGGCTGGTGTTTTGTTAAACGATCTTGCAGAGGATTGTGCAAAACAAGGATTATTATATGCTCCAGATCCTGGTGAAAAACTCGCTTGCCTAGGTGGAAATGTTTCAACAAATGCTGGGGGAATGAGAGCTGTTAAATACGGTGCAACACGTGATTATGTACGTGCAATGACAGTTGTTCTTCCAACAGGAGAAATTACGAAATTTGGAGCTACAGTATCAAAAACAAGTTCAGGTTACAGCCTTTTGAATTTAATGATTGGTTCAGAAGGTACTCTTGGAATTATTACAGAACTTACTTTGAAAATCATGCCAGCACCAAAGGTAGTTGCAAGTTTAATTATTCCTTTTGAAAATTTAGATGATTGTATTTCTGCTGTTCCTAAATTTAAAATGGAACACATGAATCCACAAGCATTGGAATTTATGGAAAGAGAAATTGTTTTATCTAGTGAAAGATATATTGGAAAGAGTGTATTCCCACAAGTAATTGATGGAGTAACTGCAAATGCTTATTTACTTGTTACTATAGATGCAAGTAATGAAGATGAATTAAATAACCTTATTGAACAAGCAAGTGAAATAGTATTAGAAGCAGGGGCAATTGATGTTCTTGTAGCTGATACACCTGCAAAAATAAAAGATGCATGGGCTGCACGTTCTAGTTTCTTAGAAGCAATTATGGCAGAAACTAAATTATTAGATGAATGTGATGTTGTAGTTCCAGTAAATAAAATTGCTTCTTATCTTGCTTTTGTAAATAAAGCTGGTGAAGAGTGCGGAATAACAATTAAGAGTTTTGGACATGCAGGAGATGGAAATCTTCACATATACCAATGTAGTAATGATTTAGAAGAATCAGAATTTAAAGCAAGAGTTGATAAATTCTTCAAGGCTATTTACGAAGAAGCAACAAAATGTGGCGGCCTTGTTTCAGGAGAACATGGTATTGGTAGTGGAAAGATGAGATATTTAGCAGATAGCGTTGGAGCAGTAAATATGGATTTAATGAAAGGTATTAAAAAAGTGTTTGATCCGAATTCTATTATGAATCCAGGTAAAGTATGTTGTCCAATAGAGGGTTTAAGCTCATAA
- a CDS encoding acyl-CoA dehydrogenase encodes MDFKQDENHQQLQEMYRDFAENEVKPIAKEIDESMRFPEENVAKMAEMGLLGIPFPEEYGGAGMDTLSYIQCVEELSKCCATTGVIVSAHTSLCATPIYTYGTDAQKEKYLKPLASGEKLGAFGLTEPVAGTDASMQKTTAVLEGDHYILNGSKIFITNAGYADIYIVLAMTDKSKGTKGISAFIVEKDFPGFSVGSHELKMGIRASSTCELFFDNCIVPKENLLGEEGRGFGIAMATLDGGRIGIAAQALGIAEGAIEETVKYVKERIQFGRSIAQFQNTQFELAQMRASTEAAKLLVYQAACAKDAHQKFTQLAAMAKLISARNATDVTNRCLQLFGGYGYTSDYPIERMMRDAKITEIYEGTSEVQMMVISGWMLR; translated from the coding sequence ATGGATTTTAAACAAGATGAAAATCACCAACAATTACAAGAAATGTACCGCGATTTTGCAGAAAATGAGGTAAAACCAATTGCAAAAGAAATTGACGAAAGCATGCGCTTTCCAGAAGAAAATGTAGCAAAAATGGCTGAAATGGGCTTGCTTGGAATTCCATTCCCTGAAGAATATGGTGGAGCTGGAATGGACACATTAAGTTATATACAATGTGTAGAAGAATTATCTAAATGTTGTGCAACAACAGGTGTTATTGTTTCAGCACATACAAGTCTTTGTGCAACACCAATTTACACATATGGTACAGATGCTCAAAAAGAAAAATATTTAAAACCACTTGCTTCAGGTGAAAAATTAGGTGCCTTTGGATTAACAGAACCTGTTGCTGGAACTGATGCGTCTATGCAAAAGACAACAGCAGTGCTCGAAGGAGACCATTATATATTAAATGGAAGTAAAATCTTTATTACTAATGCAGGATATGCAGATATATATATTGTTTTGGCTATGACAGATAAGAGTAAGGGAACAAAGGGTATTTCAGCATTTATAGTTGAAAAAGATTTCCCAGGTTTTTCTGTTGGAAGTCATGAATTAAAGATGGGAATCCGTGCATCTTCTACATGTGAATTATTCTTTGATAATTGCATAGTTCCAAAGGAAAATCTTTTAGGAGAAGAAGGCAGAGGATTTGGTATTGCAATGGCAACTCTTGATGGAGGCCGTATTGGTATTGCTGCACAAGCTCTTGGTATTGCAGAAGGCGCAATAGAAGAAACTGTGAAATATGTTAAAGAACGTATTCAATTTGGACGTTCTATTGCACAATTCCAAAATACACAATTTGAACTTGCTCAAATGCGTGCAAGTACAGAAGCTGCAAAGCTTTTAGTATATCAAGCTGCATGTGCAAAGGATGCTCATCAAAAATTTACACAATTAGCTGCTATGGCAAAATTGATTTCTGCTAGAAATGCTACTGATGTAACAAATCGTTGTTTACAATTATTTGGTGGTTATGGATATACAAGTGATTACCCAATTGAAAGAATGATGCGTGATGCAAAAATAACAGAAATTTATGAAGGAACATCAGAAGTTCAAATGATGGTAATTTCAGGATGGATGCTTAGATAG
- a CDS encoding cell wall-binding protein: MKKIMIGVLTAVTIMGMSAQAFAADIDIQKSKSEVIENAFPISTYAPKDVDINKVTICGENIELGRNGVLIYKGKIMVPLKYTAESIGFKVGADKDNKIISLDNGKIKTNVYVGEDSYYYSSGNDIGLTMMHKLGADPIIVDKTVYVPINFYNFLFNDNKTVGSFFVRDKDGQWVYSLNGELKTGWKLINNKWYFMNNNGIMQRGWIKTNGIWYYLLNNGEMAVNTLTPDGYKVDKNGAWDGKPATKVTQNPDSLDIINPIEGFDTIAEAQKALKFKVTVPKELLGKYNIKYINTISRNLFQICYISKQSDIIFRMGQDTQDISGDYNNYKTNTIVNINGNKIKLKGDDKLIKVATWNINNMSYSISVNDGMKQDDIIKIIKSAF; this comes from the coding sequence ATGAAAAAAATAATGATAGGCGTATTAACAGCAGTGACAATTATGGGGATGTCAGCTCAAGCATTTGCAGCAGATATAGACATTCAAAAATCAAAGTCAGAGGTTATTGAAAATGCTTTTCCAATATCAACCTATGCACCTAAGGATGTAGATATTAACAAGGTAACAATTTGCGGGGAAAATATTGAGCTTGGAAGAAATGGTGTTTTAATATATAAAGGCAAAATTATGGTTCCACTTAAATATACAGCAGAAAGTATTGGTTTTAAGGTTGGGGCAGATAAGGATAATAAAATTATAAGTTTAGATAATGGTAAAATTAAAACAAATGTTTATGTGGGAGAGGATAGTTATTATTATTCAAGCGGTAATGATATAGGATTAACTATGATGCATAAATTAGGTGCAGATCCTATAATAGTTGATAAGACTGTATATGTTCCAATTAATTTTTATAATTTTCTATTTAATGATAATAAAACAGTAGGAAGTTTTTTTGTAAGGGATAAAGATGGACAATGGGTATATTCACTTAATGGAGAGCTTAAAACTGGATGGAAGTTAATAAATAATAAGTGGTATTTTATGAATAATAATGGCATAATGCAAAGAGGCTGGATTAAAACCAATGGTATTTGGTATTATTTATTAAATAATGGAGAAATGGCTGTAAATACATTAACTCCAGATGGGTATAAAGTAGATAAAAATGGCGCGTGGGATGGTAAGCCTGCAACTAAAGTAACTCAAAACCCAGATTCATTAGATATAATAAATCCTATTGAAGGTTTTGACACTATAGCTGAAGCTCAAAAAGCACTAAAATTTAAAGTTACAGTACCAAAAGAATTATTAGGTAAATACAATATAAAATATATAAATACTATATCAAGAAATTTATTTCAAATATGTTATATAAGTAAACAAAGTGATATTATATTTAGAATGGGACAAGATACTCAGGATATAAGTGGTGACTATAATAACTATAAGACTAATACTATTGTAAATATAAATGGTAACAAGATTAAATTAAAAGGTGATGACAAGCTTATAAAAGTTGCAACTTGGAATATAAATAACATGTCATATTCTATATCAGTTAATGATGGTATGAAACAAGATGACATTATTAAAATAATTAAAAGTGCTTTTTAA
- a CDS encoding RNA polymerase subunit sigma-24 — translation MKEVSLRTDEIISQDLEHYGDMLLRLAFSYMKNIYDAEDAVQDVFVQLLKNIEIFESEDHKKHWLICVTRNICKNKLKSAWFKKHVELTDMPYYDEYKDSNVLKQVMKLPLKYREIIHLYYYEGYNTVEISNIVDRKEATVRSLLSRGRNMLKKELKEEYDFE, via the coding sequence ATGAAAGAGGTTTCATTGCGTACGGATGAAATTATTTCACAAGATTTAGAGCATTATGGAGACATGCTACTGAGACTTGCATTTTCATACATGAAAAATATATATGACGCAGAAGATGCAGTTCAAGATGTCTTTGTGCAATTGCTTAAAAATATAGAGATATTTGAAAGCGAAGACCATAAAAAGCATTGGCTTATTTGTGTTACCAGAAATATCTGCAAAAATAAATTGAAATCTGCCTGGTTTAAAAAGCATGTAGAATTAACGGACATGCCTTATTATGATGAATATAAGGACAGTAATGTTTTAAAACAGGTTATGAAGCTCCCACTAAAATATAGGGAGATTATTCACTTATATTATTACGAAGGATATAATACGGTTGAAATATCAAATATAGTAGATAGGAAAGAAGCAACAGTGAGATCATTACTTAGCAGAGGAAGAAACATGTTGAAAAAAGAGCTAAAGGAGGAGTATGATTTTGAATAA
- a CDS encoding hemerythrin — translation MYLTWDCSLDIGIDSIDNQHKELFNYLDQLLTSIQDGKSNDEVSKTLDFLEEYVVKHFNEEEEIQNKTNYPLLDIQRAQHEDFKRDLKEFRRIFETHGASTVLALNIQKNLVNWLTNHIMNLDKDLGDFLIEIGHNK, via the coding sequence ATGTATTTAACTTGGGATTGTAGTTTGGATATAGGAATTGATAGCATTGATAATCAGCATAAAGAATTATTTAATTATTTGGATCAATTATTGACATCTATTCAAGACGGAAAAAGTAATGATGAGGTTAGTAAAACTCTAGATTTTCTTGAGGAATATGTAGTTAAGCATTTTAATGAAGAAGAAGAAATTCAAAATAAAACAAATTATCCTTTATTGGATATACAACGTGCACAACATGAAGATTTTAAACGTGATCTTAAAGAATTCAGAAGAATTTTTGAAACTCATGGAGCATCAACAGTATTGGCTTTAAATATTCAGAAAAACCTAGTTAATTGGTTAACAAATCATATAATGAATTTAGATAAAGATTTAGGAGACTTTTTGATTGAAATTGGCCATAATAAATAA
- a CDS encoding transporter, whose product MKEVLVKSLGFICIMMLGYILKKKGFFKKEDGLFLSKIVMNITLPAALIAGASSMNINYVAIIIILVGLISNLFDIVFVKSIERRKSPVEKAIGMINCSGYNVGNFAIPFAASFFEPTALLYMCMFDMGNSCMVLGGSYALAKNEVDGSGRLDIKKLVKTLLRSVPFDVLIFLFIMSALKISIPKEVTTIASMIGSANAFLAMLMIGIILEINITRNQAKGVTKLLGIRYLGNIILSCIVYAFLPVPILAKQMIVVVLFSPLSTISAVYSKLIDSDNPIPALANSISIILGIFIMTGLLIVFT is encoded by the coding sequence ATGAAAGAAGTATTGGTCAAATCATTAGGATTTATTTGTATTATGATGCTGGGATACATACTTAAGAAAAAGGGCTTTTTTAAAAAAGAAGATGGACTTTTTTTATCTAAGATAGTGATGAATATAACATTACCAGCGGCATTAATTGCTGGGGCAAGCAGTATGAATATAAATTATGTAGCAATTATTATTATTTTAGTAGGTCTAATTAGTAATTTATTTGATATTGTTTTTGTAAAATCTATAGAACGTAGAAAGTCTCCAGTTGAAAAGGCCATAGGGATGATTAATTGTTCGGGTTATAATGTAGGTAACTTTGCTATTCCATTCGCTGCAAGTTTTTTTGAGCCAACAGCTCTTCTTTATATGTGTATGTTTGATATGGGGAATTCTTGTATGGTACTTGGGGGCTCCTATGCATTGGCTAAAAATGAAGTAGATGGAAGTGGAAGACTAGATATTAAAAAGTTAGTAAAGACCTTATTAAGGTCAGTTCCCTTTGATGTCTTGATATTTTTATTCATTATGTCAGCATTAAAAATATCAATTCCAAAAGAAGTTACGACTATTGCTTCTATGATTGGATCTGCTAATGCGTTTCTTGCAATGCTAATGATAGGAATTATATTAGAAATTAATATTACAAGGAATCAAGCAAAAGGAGTTACTAAATTGCTCGGAATTAGATATTTAGGTAATATAATTCTTAGTTGCATTGTATATGCTTTTTTACCAGTTCCGATTTTAGCAAAACAAATGATTGTGGTTGTTCTATTTTCTCCATTGTCTACAATATCAGCAGTATATAGTAAACTAATAGACTCAGATAATCCAATTCCAGCTTTAGCTAATTCCATTAGTATCATATTAGGAATTTTCATAATGACTGGTTTGTTGATTGTTTTTACATAA
- the mutT gene encoding 8-oxo-dGTP diphosphatase MutT, which yields MKIIEVVAAIIKHDDKIFVTRRSYGEFENMWEFPGGKMEMGETREEALKREIKEELELDIDISKYLTTVDYDYPTFHLTMHCFICTISGGELQLNAHNDAKWTTLEELDQLNWVPADILVIEKLKQISDLVS from the coding sequence ATGAAAATAATAGAAGTAGTTGCAGCAATTATAAAACATGATGATAAGATATTTGTTACTCGCCGTAGTTATGGTGAGTTTGAGAATATGTGGGAATTCCCTGGTGGGAAAATGGAAATGGGAGAAACAAGAGAAGAAGCGCTAAAACGTGAAATCAAAGAAGAGCTAGAGTTAGATATTGATATTTCTAAATATTTAACAACTGTTGACTATGATTATCCTACATTCCATCTTACAATGCACTGTTTTATATGCACTATAAGTGGTGGAGAATTACAATTAAATGCTCATAATGATGCTAAATGGACAACCTTAGAAGAGTTAGATCAACTTAATTGGGTACCAGCAGATATATTAGTAATTGAAAAACTTAAGCAGATAAGTGATTTGGTTTCTTGA
- a CDS encoding NgoFVII family restriction endonuclease, whose protein sequence is MSNLTNIDTTDILKSSINFKPIDINNNDANYNIANNILKANETGLINNLIDSNLALRPKLLINDYSKGNKVLSDICQELTKCNEFMISVAFITSSGITPLLETLKYLEKNKIQGRILTTDYLNFSEPKSLKKLLEFSNINIKMYCSDNFHTKGYIFKHSDHYNIIVGSSNLTQSALTKNKEWNIKLSSLEEGALTEEVLNEFEYMWNEADNLTLEWLEAYEKIYLQKRESFRKSSVPRISQYTLKPNKMQVSAIQSLDNIRLNGAKKSLLISATGTGKTYLSAFDVRNFNPKRALFIVHREQIAKQALNSYINVFGDTKSMGILSGTSKNTDNEFIFSTVQTLSKDDILSSFPKDEFDYIVIDEVHKAGAMSYQKIMDYFEPKFLLGMTATPERTDDFDIFKLFDYNVAYEIRLQQALEENLLCPFHYFGITDISIDGNALDNNTEFKYLVDDERVNHILSKINFYGYCGDKVKGLIFCSDKKEAKELSIKFNERGLRTVALTGENTQAEREEAISRLEQDETPNCLDYIFTVDIFNEGVDIPAINQVVMLRATKSAIIFIQQLGRGLRKYNNKEFVVIIDFVGNYNSNFLIPIALSGDRTYNKDNIRKYVMEGNRIIPGCSTVNFDEISKKRIFESIDKANFNDIKLIKESYTSLKQKLGKIPNLKDFDLHDSIDPLRIFDNKSLGSYHKFLTKYEKEYDIDLNSVQESFIEFISMKLASGKRIHELEMIKCAINYKVDLMSKLKNILKEEYNINFKDNTETSLVNVLTNQFASGSAKNTYSDCIFLEEYDLDYKISDVFMENLKCPEFKEIVIELIEFGIDRFKNFYNNRYMDTSFQLYQKYTYDDVCRLLDWDKGEVALNIGGYKFDKKTKTYPVFINYNKSEDISDTINYEDRFESPAQLIAISKSGRTENSADVLQAYNAEKDGVEMNLFVRKNKDDKASKEFYYLGKIKAVGSPNPIVMGNTNKTAVEIKYQLYTPVREDIFDYIIS, encoded by the coding sequence ATGAGTAATTTAACTAACATAGATACTACTGATATATTAAAATCTTCTATAAATTTTAAACCAATAGATATAAATAATAATGATGCCAACTATAATATTGCAAATAATATTTTAAAAGCAAATGAAACAGGCTTAATAAATAACTTAATAGATTCTAATTTAGCACTTAGGCCTAAGCTTCTTATAAATGATTACAGCAAAGGTAACAAAGTTTTAAGTGATATTTGTCAAGAGCTTACAAAATGTAATGAGTTCATGATTTCTGTAGCTTTTATTACAAGCAGTGGCATAACTCCCCTTTTAGAAACTTTAAAGTATTTAGAAAAAAATAAGATTCAAGGTAGAATTCTAACTACAGACTATTTGAATTTTAGTGAACCTAAGTCATTAAAGAAACTTTTAGAGTTTTCTAATATTAATATCAAAATGTATTGCAGCGATAATTTTCACACTAAAGGCTATATTTTCAAACATTCTGATCATTATAATATTATTGTTGGTAGTTCTAATTTAACTCAATCAGCATTAACTAAAAATAAAGAATGGAATATAAAATTATCTTCATTAGAGGAAGGTGCTTTAACAGAAGAAGTATTAAATGAATTTGAATATATGTGGAATGAAGCTGATAATTTAACTTTAGAGTGGCTTGAAGCTTATGAAAAGATATATTTACAAAAAAGAGAATCTTTTAGAAAAAGTAGTGTTCCAAGAATATCTCAATATACACTAAAGCCAAATAAAATGCAGGTATCTGCAATTCAATCATTAGATAATATACGATTAAATGGAGCTAAGAAATCATTATTAATTTCGGCTACTGGTACAGGAAAAACTTATTTATCAGCCTTTGATGTTCGGAATTTTAATCCTAAAAGAGCGTTGTTTATTGTACATAGAGAACAAATTGCAAAACAAGCCTTGAATAGCTATATAAATGTTTTTGGTGATACTAAAAGTATGGGAATTCTTTCAGGTACCTCAAAAAATACAGATAATGAATTCATTTTCTCAACAGTGCAGACTTTATCAAAGGATGATATATTATCTAGCTTTCCTAAGGATGAATTTGACTATATTGTAATTGATGAAGTTCATAAGGCTGGTGCCATGAGCTATCAAAAAATCATGGATTATTTTGAGCCTAAATTTCTACTGGGGATGACAGCTACGCCGGAAAGAACTGATGACTTTGATATTTTCAAACTTTTTGATTATAATGTGGCATATGAAATTCGTCTACAACAGGCTTTAGAAGAAAATTTACTTTGTCCATTTCACTATTTTGGAATTACAGATATATCTATAGATGGTAATGCTTTAGATAATAATACAGAATTCAAATATTTAGTAGATGATGAAAGAGTTAATCATATTTTAAGTAAAATTAATTTCTATGGATATTGCGGAGATAAAGTAAAAGGACTAATATTTTGTAGTGATAAAAAGGAAGCAAAAGAACTATCTATTAAATTTAATGAACGTGGTTTAAGGACTGTAGCATTAACAGGCGAAAATACTCAAGCAGAACGTGAAGAAGCTATTTCACGCTTAGAACAAGATGAAACTCCTAATTGTTTAGATTATATTTTTACAGTCGATATTTTCAATGAAGGAGTAGACATTCCTGCAATTAATCAAGTTGTTATGCTTAGAGCTACTAAATCAGCTATAATTTTTATACAACAATTAGGTCGTGGTCTTAGAAAATATAATAATAAAGAATTTGTAGTTATTATAGACTTTGTTGGAAATTATAATAGTAACTTTTTAATTCCAATCGCACTTTCAGGTGACAGAACCTATAATAAAGACAATATTAGAAAATATGTAATGGAAGGAAATCGAATAATTCCTGGTTGCTCTACTGTGAATTTTGATGAAATCTCTAAAAAACGTATTTTTGAATCTATTGATAAGGCTAACTTTAATGATATAAAACTTATTAAGGAAAGTTATACTAGTTTAAAACAAAAGTTAGGCAAAATTCCTAATTTAAAAGATTTTGATTTACATGATTCCATTGATCCTTTAAGGATTTTTGATAATAAAAGTCTCGGGTCATATCATAAATTTTTAACAAAATATGAAAAAGAATATGATATAGATCTTAACTCTGTTCAAGAATCTTTTATAGAATTTATTTCTATGAAACTTGCTTCTGGAAAGAGAATTCATGAATTAGAAATGATTAAATGTGCAATAAATTATAAGGTTGATTTGATGTCCAAGCTAAAGAATATTCTAAAAGAAGAGTATAATATAAATTTTAAGGATAATACAGAGACCTCTCTAGTTAATGTTCTTACAAATCAATTTGCTAGTGGAAGTGCTAAGAATACGTATAGTGATTGTATTTTCTTAGAAGAATATGACCTAGACTATAAAATCTCAGATGTTTTTATGGAAAACTTAAAATGTCCAGAATTTAAAGAAATTGTTATAGAACTAATTGAGTTTGGCATAGATAGATTTAAGAATTTTTACAATAACCGTTATATGGATACAAGCTTTCAACTATATCAAAAATATACTTATGACGATGTTTGTAGATTATTAGACTGGGACAAAGGTGAAGTGGCACTTAATATTGGTGGATATAAATTTGATAAAAAAACCAAAACCTATCCAGTATTCATTAATTATAATAAATCTGAAGATATTAGTGATACTATAAATTATGAAGATAGATTTGAATCCCCCGCTCAATTAATTGCAATATCTAAATCAGGTAGAACAGAAAATTCTGCTGATGTACTGCAAGCATATAATGCTGAAAAAGATGGAGTTGAAATGAATTTATTTGTAAGGAAAAATAAAGATGATAAAGCTTCAAAAGAATTTTATTATCTAGGAAAAATTAAGGCTGTCGGAAGCCCTAACCCTATTGTAATGGGAAACACTAATAAAACTGCTGTAGAAATTAAATATCAATTATATACACCTGTGAGAGAAGATATTTTTGACTATATTATTTCATAA
- a CDS encoding GNAT family N-acetyltransferase produces the protein MNEIKKDKNKFYIGENSQNALAEITFVPEGESKIIVNHTYVSESLRGQGIALKLVEKVIEYARQENIKIIPLCSYVEKVMTRNDKYKDVLSEK, from the coding sequence ATGAATGAGATAAAAAAAGATAAAAATAAATTTTATATTGGGGAAAATAGTCAAAATGCACTAGCAGAAATTACGTTCGTTCCAGAGGGTGAGAGTAAAATTATTGTTAATCACACTTATGTTTCTGAGTCTTTAAGAGGTCAAGGAATAGCTTTGAAATTAGTTGAAAAGGTGATAGAGTATGCTCGTCAAGAAAATATAAAAATTATTCCTTTGTGTTCTTACGTAGAAAAAGTTATGACACGAAATGATAAATATAAAGATGTGTTATCTGAAAAATAA
- a CDS encoding aminoacyl-histidine dipeptidase, with translation MTEILKDLQPVEVFKYFERLSQIPRGSGNEKEISDYLVSFAKEHNLEYVQDTALNVVIKKKATEGYEKSPAIVLQGHMDMVCEKDVDIDHDFNKDPLKLRIVDDMVYATGTTLGADNGIAVAMGLAILASHEYEHPAIELLVTTSEETGMDGAMALDPKNIEGRTLINIDSEEEGVILVSCAGGVTSRTTIPTISEAVDANLVPYMVKIRGLKGGHSGIEINKERGNSNKLMGRVLMSILSEVDFRLSSLNGGSKHNAIPRETDAVILVRAEDKALVEKKISECGEAFKTELRTSDSDARAEFEILTTLPEEMFSKESTNNIVNYLYLILNGVTSMSMDINGLVESSLNLGVITTNKDSIEFISSIRSSVRSLKDELYNRIVVTAKLNGGNVVSESGYPEWAYNPNSKIREIFEDVYEKINGKKPEINAIHAGLECGLFAEKFGEMDAVSFGPNLYDVHTTSEHMSISSVKRMWEYLLEVLKNIK, from the coding sequence ATGACAGAAATACTTAAAGACTTACAACCAGTTGAAGTATTTAAATACTTTGAAAGACTATCACAGATTCCAAGAGGGTCTGGAAATGAAAAAGAGATTAGTGATTATTTGGTATCCTTTGCTAAGGAGCATAATCTAGAATATGTTCAGGATACTGCATTAAATGTTGTTATAAAAAAGAAGGCAACAGAAGGATATGAGAAGAGTCCAGCTATTGTTTTGCAAGGACATATGGATATGGTATGTGAAAAGGATGTAGATATAGATCATGATTTTAATAAGGATCCACTTAAGTTAAGAATAGTTGATGACATGGTTTATGCAACTGGTACAACTTTAGGAGCAGATAATGGAATTGCAGTTGCAATGGGACTTGCAATTTTGGCTTCTCATGAATATGAACATCCAGCTATAGAATTACTTGTTACAACTTCAGAAGAAACAGGAATGGATGGTGCAATGGCATTAGATCCTAAAAATATAGAAGGAAGAACACTTATTAACATAGACTCTGAAGAAGAGGGTGTTATACTAGTAAGTTGTGCTGGTGGAGTTACATCTAGAACAACAATTCCTACAATATCAGAAGCAGTAGATGCAAACCTTGTCCCATATATGGTTAAAATAAGAGGACTAAAAGGTGGTCACTCTGGAATAGAAATAAATAAAGAAAGAGGAAACTCTAATAAATTAATGGGACGTGTACTTATGTCTATTTTATCTGAAGTAGATTTTAGACTAAGTTCATTAAACGGTGGATCAAAGCACAATGCTATTCCACGTGAGACAGATGCTGTTATTTTAGTAAGAGCAGAGGATAAAGCTTTAGTTGAGAAAAAAATATCTGAGTGTGGAGAAGCATTTAAAACAGAATTGAGAACATCAGATTCTGACGCACGCGCAGAATTTGAAATTTTAACAACTTTACCTGAAGAAATGTTTTCAAAAGAATCAACTAATAATATAGTTAACTACTTATACTTAATTTTAAATGGAGTTACTTCTATGAGTATGGATATTAATGGGTTAGTAGAAAGCTCATTAAACCTTGGAGTAATTACTACTAATAAAGATTCTATAGAATTTATAAGCTCAATCAGAAGTTCTGTTAGAAGCTTAAAAGATGAATTATATAACAGAATAGTTGTAACTGCTAAACTAAATGGCGGAAATGTTGTTTCTGAATCTGGTTATCCTGAATGGGCATATAATCCTAATTCAAAAATAAGAGAAATTTTTGAAGATGTATATGAAAAAATAAACGGAAAGAAACCTGAGATAAATGCAATACACGCTGGACTTGAGTGTGGATTATTTGCAGAAAAATTTGGAGAAATGGATGCAGTTTCGTTTGGTCCAAACCTATATGATGTTCACACTACAAGTGAACACATGAGTATTTCTTCAGTTAAGAGAATGTGGGAATACTTATTGGAAGTATTGAAGAATATAAAATAA